One genomic window of Cercospora beticola chromosome 5, complete sequence includes the following:
- a CDS encoding uncharacterized protein (antiSMASH:Cluster_5) has protein sequence MKGAILSSLVASAAAFPFVMDMPGVDSTAIQAERKRIRRQQPGQGPGSAAECPFNANHVPAAPVTAQYPYNNAKNGKKGNEKGGYQVPAPGDTAHQFRAPNPQTDIRGPCPGLNVAANHNFLAHDGITTFNELVDAQQNIYNVGYDLANLLALLGLTLTDGDLVTMKLSIGCDATSRTSFNPILTGSEPGLDGHNKFEADTSLTRNDYFTGKGDNFRFNGTLFGMMTETTGGNYNLEGLAKYREQRWFQSRDENPNFYFGPFSLLLFGAASFLYELMPSGTRGYAPDFETISSFFGAQREADGTYTFNNAEQIPPNWTNRVDPYDNQKVVAEILKMYLLHPVEFGGNTADGTFNVINFSNIIKEGKLEPNLDPKVASCLLYMLATERVPSYLNGILTPSVDALSLVLTKLSGTSFANLGCPRPLTK, from the exons ATGAAGGGCGCCATCTTGTCATCGCTCGTCGCTTCGGCGGCGGCTTTCCCCTTTGTTATGGATATGCCTGGAGTCGACAGCACAGCAATCCAGGCAGAGCGAAAACGCATTCGACGACAGCAACCTGGACAAGGACCTGGTTCTGCGGCAGAATGCCCATTCAACGCCAACCATGTGCCTGCTGCTCCGGTCACTGCGCAATACCCATACAACAATGCGAAAAACGGAAAGAAGGGTAACGAGAAGGGTGGATACCAAGTGCCAGCTCCTGGCGACACTGCTCACCAGTTCCGCGCTCCAAACCCACAGACCGATATCAGAGGACCTTGCCCAGGCTTGAACGTCGCAGCAAACCACAACTTTC TGGCCCACGACGGTATCACAACCTTCAACGAGCTCGTCGATGCTCAGCAAAACATTTACAACGTCGGCTACGACTTGGCCAACCTGCTGGCACTCCTTGGTCTCACTCTGACCGACGGTGATCTTGTCACCATGAAGCTCTCGATTGGTTGCGACGCCACTTCAAGGACCTCTTTCAACCCCATCCTCACTGGCTCTGAGCCTGGTCTCGATGGCCACAACAAGTTCGAAGCAGACACATCGTTGACCCGTAACGATTATTTCACTGGCAAGGGCGACAACTTCCGATTCAACGGCACCCTCTTCGGCATGATGACCGAGACCACTGGCGGCAACTACAACTTGGAAGGCTTGGCTAAATACCGTGAGCAGCGATGGTTCCAGTCGAGAGATGAGAACCCCAACTTCTACT TTGGTCCCTtcagcttgctgctgttcggcGCCGCCTCGTTCTTGTACGAGCTGATGCCTTCCGGCACCCGCGGCTACGCTCCCGACTTCGAGAccatctcctctttcttcggTGCTCAGCGCGAAGCCGACGGAACTTACACTTTTAACAACGCTGAGCAAATTCCACCAAACTGGACCAACCGTGTTGACCCATACGACAACCAGAAGGTCGTTGCGGAGATCCTGAAGATGTACTTGCTCCACCCCGTGGAGTTTGGCGGTAACACTGCAGATGGTACCTTTAACGTCATCAACTTCtccaacatcatcaaggAGGGCAAGCTTGAGCCAAACTTGGATCCAAAGGTCGCTTCTTGCTTGCTGTACATGCTTGCGACTGAGCGTGTGCCTTCATACCTGAACGGCATTCTTACCCCTTCGGTTGATGCCTTGTCTCTGGTTCTGACCAAGCTGTCTGGAACTAGCTTTGCCAACTTGGGTTGCCCACGCCCACTTACCAAGTAG
- a CDS encoding uncharacterized protein (antiSMASH:Cluster_5~BUSCO:EOG092615IE): protein MDASITSSPPRGTKRKADEMQAPRRIRALHQDVVNKIAAGEIIVAPVHALKELMENAVDAGSTSLEILVKEGGLKLLQITDNGCGISKDDLPILCERFTTSKLKSFEDLQSIGTYGFRGEALASISHIAHLTVTTKTAESSCAWKAHYASGKLSPAKPGQSDEPKACAGRQGTQIAVEDLFYNVPTRRRAFRSASEEYAKIAEMVGKYAVHCEGVAFSCKKHGEAGAGVAVPANASVRDRIRITQSGNVANELMDLQISNDQYAFKATGLVSNANYSGKKTTLMLFINHRSVESSAIKKAVEQTYSVFLPKGAKPFIYLSLEIDPARVDVNVHPTKREVNFLNEDEIIELVCDEIRTGLGKVDTSRTFMTQSLLSGAKTPAIAKGTTLPETPTPAASISQRPSTTQTGSARRPYENNLVRTDAKTRKITAMLPSAQQADSTSHEPASDGMEYEYTDKEPTICRLTTIKDLRASVRESMHNELTDVYANHTFVGIADEAKRIAAIQGGVKLFLIDYGMTAAEYFYQLGLTDFGNYGTIRFNPPLALSELLQIAVEQTKASQPSDTAIEWEEVVTTVTDRLVSRRDMLSEYFALEITPEGDLLTIPLLAKGYMPSMAKLPNFLLRLGPHVDWTDEKGCFQSFLRELASFYAPEALPPEPEDDSAEDEDIAERRRHLRRALENVLFPAFKARLVATKSLLKGTVEVANLKGLYRVFERC, encoded by the coding sequence ATCGACAAGTCTGGAAATTCTGGTCAAAGAAGGTGGTCTGAAGCTGCTTCAAATTACAGACAATGGCTGCGGCATCAGCAAAGATGATCTGCCCATTCTTTGCGAGCGTTTCACAACATCGAAGCTCAAATCCTTCGAAGACTTGCAGTCGATTGGAACCTATGGCTTCCGAGGCGAGGCACTGGCGAGCATCAGCCACATTGCACATCTCACAGTGACGACCAAGACAGCGGAGTCCAGCTGTGCTTGGAAAGCGCACTATGCGAGTGGCAAGCTATCACCAGCAAAGCCAGGACAGTCTGATGAGCCCAAAGCGTGTGCTGGAAGACAAGGTACCCAAATTGCTGTAGAAGACCTGTTTTACAACGTCCCCACAAGGCGACGTGCTTTCAGATCTGCCAGCGAAGAGTACGCAAAGATAGCGGAAATGGTTGGCAAGTATGCAGTGCACTGTGAGGGCGTGGCGTTCTCTTGCAAGAAGCACGGCGAGGCTGGCGCAGGCGTCGCTGTCCCAGCAAACGCCAGCGTCCGTGACCGCATTCGCATTACACAGAGTGGAAACGTGGCGAATGAGCTCATGGACTTACAGATTTCGAATGACCAATACGCTTTCAAGGCCACTGGTCTTGTCAGCAACGCGAATTACAGTGGCAAGAAAACCACATTGATGCTTTTCATCAACCATCGGTCGGTCGAGTCGTCCGCGATCAAGAAGGCCGTGGAGCAAACATACTCCGTGTTCTTGCCAAAGGGCGCCAAACCGTTCATCTATCTCAGCCTCGAAATCGACCCAGCGCGGGTAGACGTCAATGTACACCCTACAAAGCGGGAGGTCAATTTCCTCAACGAAGACGAGATCATTGAGCTGGTTTGCGACGAAATCCGCACAGGTCTGGGCAAGGTCGATACCAGCAGAACTTTCATGACTCAGAGTTTGCTCAGTGGTGCGAAAACACCGGCTATCGCCAAAGGCACGACTCTCCCCGAAACACCAACGCCTGCCGCATCAATATCTCAGCGGCCATCGACTACACAGACTGGCAGTGCGCGCAGACCATATGAGAACAACCTGGTCAGAACAGACGCCAAGACGCGAAAGATTACAGCTATGCTTCCCTCAGCGCAGCAGGCAGATTCAACTTCTCACGAACCTGCCTCAGATGGTATGGAATACGAGTATACTGACAAAGAGCCAACAATCTGCCGCCTAACCACGATAAAGGATCTTCGCGCTTCGGTGAGGGAGAGTATGCACAACGAGTTGACTGATGTGTACGCAAACCACACGTTCGTCGGCATTGCTGATGAGGCCAAACGCATCGCCGCGATTCAAGGTGGGGTCAAGCTTTTTCTCATCGACTATGGAATGACCGCCGCGGAATACTTTTACCAGCTCGGGCTCACAGACTTCGGTAACTATGGCACCATCAGATTCAATCCTCCGCTAGCTCTGTCGGAGCTACTCCAAATCGCAGTGGAGCAGACAAAGGCTTCGCAGCCTAGCGACACGGCCATTGAGTGGGAGGAGGTTGTCACGACAGTGACCGATCGGCTGGTTTCTCGCAGAGATATGCTTTCGGAATATTTTGCGCTCGAAATCACTCCAGAAGGTGATCTTTTGACAattcctcttcttgccaaGGGCTACATGCCGTCAATGGCGAAGCTGCCCAACTTCTTGCTTCGTTTGGGTCCGCACGTGGACTGGACTGACGAGAAAGGATGTTTCCAGAGCTTCCTTCGAGAACTAGCGAGCTTCTATGCACCAGAAGCTTTGCCACCAGAGCCTGAAGATGATAgcgccgaagacgaagacatcGCTGAGCGCCGtcgacatcttcgtcgcgcACTAGAGAACGTGCTGTTCCCTGCCTTCAAGGCGAGGCTGGTGGCGACGAAGAGTCTTCTGAAGGGCACAGTTGAAGTGGCCAACCTCAAGGGACTTTACCGGGTCTTCGAGAGATGCTGA
- a CDS encoding uncharacterized protein (antiSMASH:Cluster_5) yields the protein MEAVNNVSYIPSAMDLLLVVPRLAQRAGNFALYHMPEAVDNIAGKIWSGSMIPDPTTHHTIANSTISNAGTALVQTTASALESSLKDAFTQGSDESGSFLMGVAAGIGKLKNFGGIFSYMTSRWALTTFTAAVLLNRTQFYASSREHLRLRFHMRLALYLIPILAFLTQMLHILQALRCQTSPDFPQLRYGDPLKNLTIDFAAEGGFLYRLSSTLLFWQDDAQCCHARSMSLVGMGDDKSALRGSMSMLYWFFLTLCTSQLFETLACALQGRIPKPETGMTIFEHSLAFAECEAMISSALGFGVFGLSKSGSSGSTTSSGPLLSRSEIMQRLNVPPEVLLVCLISCFSHISSASLAVAGIRDKVRLVNTAVWACCYMSALIWSFTKIFIGDADDSDLGFLRFPTVMLVGFVPHITILTGILVCGAIYGIAFLVTAFSIPRETAENFSLRQRFAWAYNNLQANVQFSQSSAIRIQMSEDVYTMLLKIGFNVLTAASEAVYLNEGSRIHIAPMTWLEQKRIDELASEMDRHATPAVPSELLDSGIARGVNFVDHQNLAISQSPYARERKSKPAKTGAEKQNAAEMDTGLGITQRRSRMQLTFDFIAGIMGLTLSLQAHILLGLLHKLGIERRPSWLLKVAGIAEGQRKPSAHFRSKRSDPLNFYVLGDDGSLKLPLDNNVDVEVETRRMMMRRGIYEDEQHLSNDLYKRWRGGGWYGELDASGDYAASVADDDDVTSVISMSTNASTNGDDDSDSGRRTPTQEDPYGGRFSRESSVTTDGGVDLSSLSRLLNPQNSTDREEARLLSYSLQSDRPMTRSQYRRNQDRTRAELLTGLRSSSSAKEGTFPSLSNPEDEERDLEHFILSQRSKAKARAKRAGTWEAGAEGMGEGGPQCVVCQCSPRTILVWPCGCLSMCDDCRVGLAARNYTKCICCRTDIAAYSRLYVP from the coding sequence ATGGAAGCGGTCAACAATGTCTCCTACATCCCGTCAGCAATGGACTTGCTGCTCGTGGTCCCGCGGCTTGCTCAGCGAGCCGGGAACTTCGCCCTGTACCACATGCCCGAAGCCGTGGACAACATCGCCGGCAAGATCTGGAGCGGCAGCATGATACCCGATCCCACCACCCACCACACCATTGCCAACTCCACCATATCCAATGCCGGCACTGCTCTCGTCCAGACGACAGCATCAGCTCTGGAGTCTTCCCTCAAGGATGCATTCACGCAGGGCAGCGACGAGTCGGGCTCGTTCTTGATGGGAGTTGCGGCTGGCATAGGAAAGCTGAAGAACTTTGGGGGCATCTTCTCATACATGACTTCGCGATGGGCGTTGACGACATTCACGGCCGCCGTGTTGCTCAATCGCACGCAGTTCTATGCTTCATCTCGCGAGCACCTGCGGTTGCGTTTCCACATGCGACTCGCGCTGTACCTCATCCCAATCCTCGCTTTCCTGACTCAGATGTTGCACATCCTGCAGGCTCTGAGATGCCAGACTTCTCCGGACTTCCCGCAACTACGATACGGTGATCCATTGAAGAACCTCACGATCGATTTCGCAGCGGAAGGAGGCTTCTTGTACCGCTTAAGCTCCACATTGCTGTTTTGGCAAGACGATGCTCAATGCTGTCATGCCAGATCAATGTCTCTGGTCGGCATGGGCGATGACAAGAGTGCTTTGAGGGGATCCATGTCCATGCTCTACTGGTTCTTCCTGACTTTGTGTACGAGTCAGCTTTTCGAGACCTTGGCATGTGCTTTGCAAGGCAGAATCCCCAAGCCGGAAACAGGCATGACGATTTTTGAGCACTCTCTGGCATTTGCCGAATGCGAAGCCATGATCAGTAGCGCACTCGGGTTTGGCGTGTTCGGTCTATCGAAGAGCGGAAGTTCTGGCTCAACGACTAGTTCTGGCCCTCTTCTGAGCAGATCTGAAATCATGCAACGACTGAATGTGCCTCCAGAAGTTCTGCTGGTATGTCTGATATCCTGCTTCAGCCATATCAGCAGCGCCTCTCTGGCTGTCGCTGGTATTCGAGACAAGGTACGGCTCGTGAACACGGCTGTTTGGGCATGCTGTTATATGTCCGCTCTCATCTGGAGTTTTACCAAGATCTTCATTGGCGATGCCGACGACTCGGATCTTGGCTTTCTCAGATTCCCAACGGTCATGCTTGTAGGCTTCGTTCCTCACATCACAATACTCACTGGCATCTTGGTCTGTGGCGCTATCTATGGAATAGCTTTCTTAGTGACTGCGTTCTCCATTCCGCGCGAGACAGCCGAGAATTTCTCTCTGCGGCAACGCTTCGCATGGGCATACAACAATCTCCAGGCCAATGTTCAATTCTCGCAAAGCTCAGCAATTCGCATACAGATGTCAGAGGATGTCTATACTATGCTACTCAAAATCGGCTTCAATGTATTGACTGCAGCTAGTGAAGCAGTCTACCTGAATGAAGGCAGCCGCATCCATATCGCGCCTATGACTTGGCTCGAGCAAAAGCGCATCGATGAGTTGGCGTCGGAAATGGATCGACACGCTACTCCGGCTGTGCCTTCAGAGCTGCTCGACTCTGGTATTGCCAGAGGTGTCAACTTCGTTGATCACCAGAATCTTGCGATTAGCCAATCACCGTATGCACGAGAGCGCAAGTCGAAGCCTGCAAAGACTGGAGCCGAGAAACAGAACGCCGCCGAAATGGACACCGGATTGGGAATAACACAGCGTAGAAGCCGCATGCAATTAACTTTCGATTTCATCGCCGGGATAATGGGCCTTACTCTCAGTCTGCAAGCACACATCTTGCTGGGCTTGCTGCACAAGCTAGGCATTGAACGTCGGCCTTCATGGTTGCTCAAAGTTGCAGGAATCGCGGAGGGCCAACGAAAACCTTCGGCACATTTTCGCAGCAAGCGGTCGGACCCCTTAAATTTCTACGTGCTGGGCGATGACGGTAGCCTGAAACTGCCACTGGACAACAATGTCGACGTCGAAGTGGAAACCAGACGCATGATGATGCGCAGAGGCATATACGAGGACGAACAGCACCTCAGTAACGATCTCTACAAACGGTGGAGGGGTGGAGGCTGGTACGGCGAGCTCGATGCTAGCGGTGACTATGCCGCTAGCGTggctgacgacgatgatgtcaCGAGCGTAATCTCTATGAGCACGAATGCCAGCAccaatggcgacgatgattcGGATAGCGGAAGGAGAACTCCGACTCAAGAAGATCCATATGGTGGCCGTTTCAGCAGGGAGTCTTCTGTCACGACGGACGGTGGCGTTGACTTAAGCTCGCTTTCGAGATTGCTCAACCCGCAGAACTCGACTGATCGAGAAGAGGCCAGGCTACTGTCGTACAGTTTGCAGTCTGATCGCCCCATGACACGGAGTCAGTACCGTCGGAATCAAGACCGCACTCGGGCAGAGCTCCTGACCGGCCTGCGCAGCAGCTCATCGGCCAAGGAAGGCACTTTCCCCTCCTTATCCAATCCAGAGGACGAAGAGCGAGATCTCGAACACTTCATCCTCTCCCAACGTTCGAAAGCCAAAGCTCGGGCGAAACGTGCTGGCACCTGGGAAGCGGGCGCGGAAGGCATGGGCGAAGGCGGACCACAGTGTGTGGTGTGCCAGTGCTCTCCTCGCACGATACTGGTATGGCCTTGCGGATGTTTGAGTATGTGCGACGATTGTCGTGTTGGCTTAGCGGCGAGGAACTATACAAAGTGCATTTGCTGTCGCACAGACATCGCGGCGTATTCGAGGTTGTATGTACCTTAG
- a CDS encoding uncharacterized protein (BUSCO:EOG092652ZZ~antiSMASH:Cluster_5), producing the protein MADAQLYEETFQVTTLIDQTYDRVHRLLGTSHDSTTSITLDINSELYPIGNGESFNMLVASTLNLDGTKDETQGWRPKNDAPSLADMWDYVCYGKVYKVEDPEDGDRIKVYVSFGGLLMCLDGPYKKLSPLKIEYVYMLLKK; encoded by the exons ATGGCGGACGCGCAACTCTACGAAGAGACCTTCCAGGTCACGACCCTGATCGACCAGACCTACGATCGCGTGCACCGCCTTCTCGGAACGTCTCACGATAGCACGACCTCCATCACACTCGACATCAATAGCGAACTGTACCCGATCGGCAATGGCGAATCGTTTAATATGCTAGTCGCCAGCACGCTGAATCTGGACGGCACGAAAGATGAGACGCAAGGATGGAGGCCGAAGAATGATGCGCCGAGCCTGGCGGACATGTGGGATTACGTGTGTTATGGGAAGGTGTACAAGGTGGAGGACCCGGAAGACGGGGATCGGAT AAAGGTGTATGTGTCGTTTGGTGGTTTGCTCATGTGCCTGGATGGGCCGTACAAGAAGTTGAGCCCGCTGAAAATTGAGTATGTGTATATGCTGCTCAAGAAATGA